TCTGACATGGTCATCCATTCTGTCCATTTTGTTAAATTTTGTTTCTTAATGTGCAATCCAAGGCTTAGCTTTTCACAATGAGTACATATAGTGCAATATGCGTcctcaaaaagtgtttttttgtgtgttttcagacTCTTATgtgactacccagcatgctttgacTCAGAATATTACCCAGTTTGAGACGCCAGCCCTCCCTCAGACCACTTTCGACCAGCAAGCTTTAACGCAAGGTGTGTACTCAAGTTATATTGCATACACCATCTGGCCCCATCTAGTTTACATTTGTTAAGCTCATGTAGCGCTCAGACATAATTGCTGCTTCTTGCGACGTTGTCAGCACGCACGCTGATGGCAACAAATGACATGTTTTAGTGAAACATTTGCACCCATATTTGCAGTGTGTACGTGAAAtgattattaaaatgaatgattgtaaTTATGCTGGTTTGGATGCCTGTCAGAATATTGACTCGTTATTTTTGCAGAGTTTGCTCAGCTGCGATGCTTTTGCTGATAAAATGTAATGCGTTAAATAATGTACTCCGTTTGGATTGTCTAAGCCATTACTTCCAAAACAGTTTCTGCATTTGTTAATGCGTAACTAGAACACTGACAAGCCAACATGCACTGGAAATAATTGCAAATTAATATAGTAGTACTTTTCCACATGTTTACTAGAGCCTCAGTATATTTTCTATTAAATCTTCCTGTCATTCACTGTGGGCTTCTGAAGGCTTTGCGATGACTGACTCGAGCTACAACCAGGGCCAGTTCTCTACAGTCCAGCAACTACAGGATTCCAGCACCCTGGAGTCCCAGGCCCTTTCCTCCAGTTATCACCCACCCAATCTGCTTCATGTTCCCAATGCTGAAGTGGTGAGTCCTGTGCTAAATATCAACTTGCTGCTCATACACAACAGAAATTCACTTGTAGATTAATTTGCTTGATTACTAGCCTGCTTTAATCAGTTGTAGACATCAGATGGgttgtttttcatgttacattttaaGTTAGTTTAAAAGGAGAGTATGTATGGTGACATAATTTTTACATTGGTCAtttaggaaaataaattaaaacagataattttggaaagccaaggaaatacagctggcataggtgcagattctggaagatctagaaagattGTGAAAGACTGTGCAGATTATTGcctgtagctgctctataggaggccAAAAAGTGAGCATAAAGGTCTCTTTTAATATCCTATGTATTAGCTGGTCACGGGACTGCAGAGGAAAATTAGCCTTTTGGCTAAAATCTTCCATATTTACATGTGCCCATATTCATGAATATGTATGGTCCCAtttaaaatgaagaaataaccaaataaattaagcttactttaaaagaaaaaaaatctcaatattcttttaaacattaaaaaagtcaataataacatatatagaaaaaagttaaatattataattttaaaatgaagTTTAAGCAAAAGATGTTTTCTGCTTGTGTTTAGACAAACGGGCTTCTTCAGCAGAACGATCAGGGAGACCTGCAGCTGACCAGCGAGCCACAGGACTACCAAGAAGACAGTGAAGACAACATCAAGCGAACCTACAGGTTTCATTCTGACTATTGATCAGATTAGCTTCATTGCTGGCAGGGCAGGGCTGAGGGATGGAGGGAGTaaagataaaaataacaatacatttattgattatttggtCGATTGTGAAGGATTGATTGTTGATAAATTGTCTTCCTTTGGGAAATAATGAAATAGCCTGGGAGCCATAGATCTGAGTGCAGGAAAGGGAGTGTTGAATACACACACATCGCAAgccaacacaaacatacactaAGAAATAGACAAGGCTAGAAAATGAGTTCAGATTATATGGCAAATAATAACCGAGATCTAAATATCGAGAAAATTTGTCTTATTGGTAACACTTATGTTTTCTCCCTCTTGCTTTAGATGCAGTTGGTGTAATAAAGGTTTCAAAAAATCTAGTCATTTGAAACAGCATTTACGCTCCCACACTGGAGAGAAGCCATACAGATGTCAGCTCTGTGGAAGAGCTTTTGTATCCGCTGGAGTGCTCAAATCACATCTGAATACACATACAGGTGGGCGTTCTACACACCATCACTTGGTCAATTGTGCTGTTGTTGAATTTGTTTCCCAAATTACTGATAATATAAAAACCTAAAAAGCGTGTAGTGTATTTGTCATCAGGCAAGATTTCACCAAGACATAAAAGTGATGGAAAAAATCTACCGGAGAAGATGGAATGTCAGTATGATAGCGGCTACTGCAGGAGTTTGATATGACTCTTCAGATGCTGAACACTTCTGCAAAACTAAAAGAAGGATGTTATTACCACAGAAATATGTTTTAAGTAATATATGTGTTTAATATTTGGCATATCCATCACTTGAATTTATGTATTTCAGACTGCAACAGTAAAGAAATTTGATCACATTTCCGAAAAATGttactatttttttatcttagtGCCCTCAAAGTAGCTAAAAAGCAtggtttttattgttgtttctgCAACTTCATCAAATTTTCTACACCTAATCATTCTGTATTCTCAAACGAATGTTTTGTTTCCATCCCTCAACTTCAAGGAGTGAAGCCCTTCAAGTGTAACATTTGTGACGCTTCTTTCACCACCAACGGCAGCCTGAACCGCCACATGATTATCCACGTTAAGTCATTCAAATGCTCCATGTGTGATGAGAGCTTCAGGACAAGCCTGCTGTGCAAGAAGCACATGAGAAAGCAGCACTCCATAGAGACTCACAGTAAGTCCTGAGTCAACAGCAAGATCTCTAAACAAAGTTGACTTCCTGTTAACAAGGGAAACTCATAATATACGTATTTAGCGGGCAGTCAACACATTTGTATTGCAAAAAGGTTTTAATCTTATTGTTACAGCTATTGGTTTTGAAGGTCAAGAcgtggagcaggaggaggaggacgaagaAGATGAAGGGGATCATAAAACATCCAAAAGAAGGGGTATGGAAATCATCACcttcacagaggagcagacggCGGAACTTGCGAAAGATCCCGGCGAAGAGGCATCCGTATCAGAGAGAATCCTGGCCCAGTCCGCGGCCGAGAGGGATCGCATCAGCGAGATCAAAGATAAAGCGGTGGAGCTGGAAACGGAACCCAAGTTTGCCAACTGCTGCTCTTACTGCCCCAAAAGCTTCAAGAAACCCAGCGATCTTGTCAGGTAAGGGTTCCAGGTGACATCTGGATTGATGACTTCATTCGTGTGAAGTCAGGATTATATAACTAATAAGATAAGTCTTGTCTGTACAGCAATGTATGATAAAGCTTCCGGTTGATGCTCATAGGAGGCTTGTGACGCCAGTGCTAATGAGTTCTGAGTCAGTCTCCTGAAAGGGGTGCCTGAAGCGAGATATCGTGTGACATAGCAAGCAAATGcactttgtgttgagttgtaataataataatacattttatttatattgcactttacattatagaaatctcaaagtgctacaaagaaagcataaagcctacagtgaagcaataaaacaacacaacacaggtatatataaaaaaaaggctAAGAAAAGGCCTTTATAAAAAGGTAAGTCTTTAGGCTCCGTTTAAAGTCTGTGGCGCTCTCAGATGGTCGGGAAGAGCATTCCACAGACTGGGAGCAGCCGAGCAGAAGGCTAGTCCGAGCAGACAGTGCAGTGATTCCAGAATGGGGGGTGATATGATCATATTTCCGCACCCTCATCAGGATCCTAGCAGCGCTGTTCTGGATGTATTGGAGGTTGTGAATGCTCTTGCTAGGGATCCCGATGAGGAGCGCATTACAATAATCCAGCCTGGAGGAGACAAAGGCGTGTACCAGTTTTTGTATTGTCAACAATCTGTCTcgattttttaataaatgcaatgaCAAGCTTCAAGTATGACATACAACTTGATTTGCTGGGCTGAAtttgtttttatcctttttaCCTCTATTTGGGCAGACATGTTCGAATCCACACGGGAGAGAGGCCCTACAAGTGTGATGAGTGTGGAAAGAGTTTTACAGTTAAATCTACTTTGGATTGTCATGTAAAGACACACACAGGTAAGTGTTGGCCCATCTATGTTGTGAAGTGATAAGGACTTCACGACTTCACCTTTCTTTTCTTCATCTCTTTTGCTCTTTTTTAGGTCAGAAACTGGTCAGCTGCCACATGTGCAACACCTCCTTCTCTACTAAGGGCAGCCTCAAGGTGCACATGCGCCTCCACACCGGCTCCAAACCTTTCAAATGTCCTTTCTGTGAGCTCCGCTTTCGGACGTCCGGCCATCGCAAAACCCACATCCAGTGCCACTTTCGGGCTAATAGCGAAAGCCGCAAATCCAAACGGACCTCTTCGTCTTCCAGTCAGACCAGTCACACTCAAGACGCAGACACGGGGCATTCTGAGGGCTCGGGCCAAGGCCAGAGTACAACAGCGCCAGAGGCACTTCAGAATGTGGGGCTGCTACAAACTCCCAGCTCAGACTCGAATATTTACCTACCGGCAAATCAAGTGCTGACTGGACAGTTTGACCAGAATCTGCTGCAGTCGGGCCTGGTGGGACAGGCAATCCTGCCTGCCTCGTTGTCAGGTATCGtctactttcactttgacaccacATGCACTGAAGCACATTCGAGACAAGTCAAACATTTCCTTTTCACGTGCACAAAGGATAACAATACTGAGTAGTAATCAAAGTAGTTGAGTGGAATATTTCAAAAGAGCTTGATAAGTAAAACAATATAgctgtattataaatatatgttgAGGGTTGTTTATCCCGTACCAAAATTTTTAGAAGTACATTGGTTCAGTATTAACGTCTGTGGCATTTCAGAGTGATGATAAATATATTCATCTTTGTGTAACTGACACCACAAGGATGTTCATTTCCAGACACTTCAATAGTTTAGCGGTATCATTGCTGAAAAGCTGCAGGCCAAATGTCTGATGAAACCGATATGGGAGCCAGGGAAAGTGCTTTATCGCCACATCCTCACCTCGAGTGCCCTTCCTCTTCAGCAATTGGCATTTTCATTGTTGTGAAGATTAGCTTTTATGGGGGAACCACCGTCCAGCAAAGTCCTCTTTCCAAAATTGCTCCCCTGTGTAAATATGTTCTCGAGGCAGATAAAACAGAAGTAATCTGCCTTTCGCTCTTCAGCAGCTGAGGATTTTGTGGCGTGCGATAAAGGAAAAATGAACAAACAGGAACAGGTAGAGAGGCTTCCACAGCAATCATTTGACAGATATATGTCATTGTCATTTCTTAGATGTTTTTCTTCCATCTCTTTCCATCTATGTCGGTATATAATAACACCCTCACCTCAGAGATACCAGCGGATATCTGTATGGTGCCATTGTTGCTCAGCAACACATTTTAATGCTCTTAAGGGGGCTTTGTCATGTAACATGATCTATCTATTCTTATTGCCATCTTCCACTGGTATGCTGGAAGCACATCAGTCTGTTGTCACACGTTCAACAATTTCTCTACTGCAGTGATTACTGCAGtcaattatgattatttatttttattatttattattattatatattattattatttattttttaaatttattttttattatatatattattttagtcaTGTTTCCctaagggaaagaaatattttaaccctccaatttgaaatactagacaAACTgatatctattcatttatctgtactgtacagactaaACCTGAAACTGAAACAAGGAAATTGCAACACAATGGAAAGCATACAACCGTATGAAGAGTCAACTTACACGTTGAGAagtataaatttgtacatgctggcaggtctgcactaaaatGAAAACCTCTCGTTTCACCCCCCCGACAGTTCCCCAAACCTCCCCCAGGAGGTTTATTTGAGAATAAACTACTTTCCTGGAATAAACTCAgctgaaagaaaaacagtattattttcaaacaaaacatcagatgaacaatttgtgtgtttgtgtgttgtgtttgttgttgcaGGAGATCTGAATGTGTCCTTATCAGACGGCCTGACCACACTGGAGGGTATTCATCTTCAGCTGACACCCGCCAATCTTGTGTGCCCGAATGTGCAAATTTCCGGCATCGACACGggcaacataaacaacatcacCTTACAGGTTACACGCATTTCCTCCCAGTCGTTGTTATTGTTGGAAAACTTTAAACTACATTAGTTGTACGTGAGGGATAAGTTACTCCATAATCCACCTTGTGTTCTGAAGCTTATATTTGATGGAAAGGTAATTAAATCCATCCCATGCAGGAATGTGATACTGGTCCATTTCCTTTTGTCAGGGCTTTATTTCATCAGATGATTAGAACTCTTTGCACACAAGAGTATGGATCATTATGGTCAAAATTGAGATTATGCAATTCTATACTGCTGCTGACGTCAACCCCATGAATAAACATATATTGGTACATTTACACTTCTTTGCCTTTGAAAACAGCTTTTTCACTATATTCGTAGGCATGTTTTAAATGATTTGGTATTAGAATATCCTTGTTAAACTAAGTCAATGTTaaagaaatgcataattactaATATGTATTCTCACAGATCGACCAGGCTCTCCTCCAGCAGACGCTACAACACAGCGGCCTCCTTTCCCAGCCTCTAAATGTCGACACCGGCCTTGTCCTCCACTCCGGCAGTCAACTCATGTCCGCCAGTGACCCTTCTGTGTCAGCCAATGTTGTCATCCACCCACTAAGCAGTCTGGCCCTGCAGCCCTCCACCCTGACCCCTGCCCAGGTCACAATGGCTGGCCTCTCAGAACAGGACACTACAGGTGTGTTCCTTCATTGAGGAACTATTTCTTGAGCTGAATAATGAGTTCTGCTTTTTCTCATCATGGATCTTCCAGGCTCTCAGGACCTGAGCCATGTCATAAGTGGCACAGGACTAGTGAGTGCAGGCAACAGCGGTCAGGAAATCACACTCACGATTAACAATTCCAGCCTGACACAAGCCCTAGCGCAAGTCCAGGCCCAGGCAACCGCTTCTGGCACAAACACTTCATCAGGAAACCCTCAGGAGATCACACTCACAATATCCGGTATGTAATAAATCATAAGAATGGGCAAAAATGACCAGTATTCACATTTTGCATTGTAACCAGATTGTAAGTCGGGCTTGAAAATGAAGAGGAATTACAAGCCAGAGAACAAAAATAGCAGCAATTCGCTAACAACTGTATTTAAACTCAAGACGTTTttttatcagctgatcaaaattAGAAGACCATCACCAGAGAATTTGAACAGTGCATCTGAAATTATAATTTCTTTTATGTCTTCGCAGGTCAAGACCTCCTCCCCCAGCACAGCAACCCCAACAGTGCAGAGATGAACGGCAGCATCACTAACGACCATCTTCTACCTCAGAATCCCACCAACGCCGCAATGGCCGGTAGGTTGGGTTAGGTTCCAATGTCATGACTTTTGTTTTACCGAAGCCATCCCTTCctctaatggtaatggtaatggtaatggtaatggtttaatttcatttgaacatgcatcagattacaattgagtgcatcacataatcagttcacagttccacatgtccaaaaggagtaggaagaagcaaagcttattaaatcctacccctccatctggtacttttacaatcagtaactgttacatttgttcacttcctgctttcctaatatacttaTACTATAAACGGGTGTTTCTGTTGCATTAGAAAAACAAATAGAGTACTAATAGTCTCTGTAAAACTCTCTTTAATACTTATTTTAATCCTATAACACTAATGAAACGTGGAAAAGTCAAAAACACCCAACATTTGTTTCTTCCAGTCACCAGTCTTCCATCCAGCACCGTTTCATCTCAAGGCCTTGTTATGTCACCAGGAGGTGTAGCAAATGATGGCAGCGTAACGCTGACACTTGCAGATGCCCAGGGAATGCTAGACGGCGTCACCGTAAACCTCAGTACACAGGTAAGCAGGTTTTACCTGGagtttactatttttttaaatcattgttTCGAGACATCGGAATATGTTTGTATCCTTAGCCTCAGACGTTCCCTGCGGTGCTGAATGACACCAGTCTTCCACCAGGGCAGTCGGCCACTTCGGGCCAGCCGGTGATACTGGTCagccatcattcccaatctaCAATAGGAGCATCTGACAATGGATATCACGTAAGGCCGCCGTGTGTCACTCAGGggagaacaaacaaaaatggaagaatTCTGCAATATTGTAACATATTGTGAAGtatttcataaaatacaaaaattgacatttttttctgtttgttttgtgaTCCAGATTGCGAGTGATAACCAAAAGGGCGGGAAAGGTGACTCCTCAGACGCTGATAATCAGCACAAATGTTTCTACTGTACTCTTGTGTTACCCAATGCCAGCTCCCTCCGCCACCATTGCCGTCACGCTCACAGCAATGACCGATGCTACGTCTGCAGCATCTGCAACAAAGCCTTTAAGAGAGCAATGCACCTGAAGGTCAGACTGTCCATCTGTGGTCGCCAGcctatatatacactatatggatgtgtgtgtatgtgtttgtcatCACTTGTGAGTCATCACAAGTCCTTGCGTTGGTTGTTTTGTTGATCTGTCAATAGGAACACGAGCAAGTGCACCAGCCAGGTCCATCAGCGAGCTCCCTCAAACCGAGAGTTTTCAGCTGCTCCTCATGTGGGAAGGCCTTCGCGAAGCGCAGTCAACTGGAAAGACACAACCGCACGCACACAGGTGATTTTCGGACGTATTACCAAATAAATTGAGCGTACTATGTAGAAATGTATCCATCCTAACGGGCAAAGTGCAGTGCAGTTTTTTCAGCATATTATCATTTGAattggctaaaaataaccaattagctaaaaatatcatccaatacttccctacaagagaggagaaatatgatcttagggaagaagtacatttgaaacacttatatgctaggactatgtttaaaagccatagcatttcagtatgtggaatcgaactatggaatggattgagcagttgatgtttgctaaatacaaggatgaagagtcttgaaccagtcatgatgtgctatatatatcactatattgacagttactatggtaaccattatgtaattggatggtcatatcacctcgtacttcggtacgtgacaaaaaattaaaaattatataaaaaaattaaaaattaaaaattatataaaaaatttaaaattaaaaattatataaaaaaataaaatttatataaaaaataaaaaaatatattaggaaagcaggaagtgaacaaatgtaccagattgaggggtaggatttaataagctttgcttcttcctactcctactccttttggacatgtgaactaattatgtgatgcacccaattgtaatctgatgcatgttcaaatgaaataaaaccattaccaatagaCGCATGGGAgtatattttgatgttattgtaCCGATTCGGCAAACCTTTATGGTCTCTTAGCCTCTCTTGCACAGAGATTGTGCAACATTGCCATAATAACCCTAAATAATAACTCTGCTGTCACAATGAGGACATTGTTACTATAACCTGATGCCTTCTGATCGGCATAAGGCAAACGTCAACATTAGCATTCTAAAGTAGCCGCTGTCCCATTTACACATTAATGATGAGGCTCCGCTACTGTAATGACGCATCTGGCTAATGGGCATAACATTATGTTAAGCTCTTCCATTTCTGTTTTGTCAAAGTAGAACAGTTGGCGTGGCAATGACGGAAACGTCCTTGCCAAAGCACTTTAAGTGTGTGCACTTTTGGCAAAATCAAGCATGGCGGTGGCTTTGACTCTAATTCACTGCGGGAACGATGTCATCATAGGCAggtactaactaactaaccgGGTTGTCTCGCCTCTGCAGGAGAACGGCCCTTCAAGTGTTCTCAGTGCGACAAAGCCTTTAATCAGAAGAGTTCCCTGCAAGTGCACATGGTGAAGCACACGGGGAAAAAGCCCTTCAAGTGCGAGATATGCAGCATCAGGTTCACCCAGAAGAGCAACATGAGGCACCACATGAAGAGAGCACACGGTTACGGTGAGCAGCTAAACACGGAAGGCGTTTGCGTCTACTTCAATGCCGAAAAAAGGATGTTGGTTGTTTATTGTTTCTTTCCGGAAATGGATCAAAGACTATACAGTACATCGTATCGATATTCCCTTGTCAACTCTCGCATCAAACAATCCATCTTTAGTTGCACATCTACAATTTGTGTTTGTCCCGCGACAAGATACACACACTCCCTGATGCGACAGAAACTGAAATTAGAttgaaaatacaacataagTTTGATCTTAATTATATAATCCTTTGAAAGCTACTAAACCGCTCCGGAATTCATAACGAGAGACACATGCGGCGTCGTTTGTTACGTACAACTTATAGCGCTCATGTTATGCGCTACCACGGTTTTCTTGTGCATGGCAAGTTTTGCACTTGGCGACGCCATCACTCCTGCTTCTTGATACTTGGTTAGCACGCCAGCTAATGTCGCAAGCAAAGCAAATTTTTTTCACATCTTTAATTCACATCTTTAATAACATTTCTTCATAGCGAAATACTTTAACGTTAAATTAGTTTGAAACTGCAAAACTGATTATGAAGCGAATTTAGTCATTTGACATCGCATGTAAAAATCATCTTAATTAGTCCGATGTTCTCTGGTGATCGCTAATTGTAATAAAGATGTTTAAGGCTGGACTTTTAAATAATGAAACCTAAACGCAACCTTTTACTGAGAGCTCACTGACCCAGAAGAGATTTGACTTTTATAAGTTTGCCTAATCAAATGGCTTTTGTTCATTAAAGGTCATCTTAAAGATGGATCTCAGGagctatgtttttatttaatattcattttataatttCACATTCTCTCCATGAAATtatcttgtattattattttttaaattaatacagtGAGAGGACGCAACCTGGGTTAAGCAGAAAACccaccaaaaataataatttaatggaGTATTGGATGCCTCAGccctattattttaaaaaaaatgtttttttgttttttgtttttttttgtttaattaattttatttattttttttactgtatttattactgtATGTTAGGCTCACTATGCTAAACTTTGAAAACCAGTAGTAAACAAGCCTGTTTTTGGACCACTTGGATTACTAATAAACCCTTAAAGActcttatatttatttatatataattataatatacataaaattatatataatatataatataaattatatataaaatgatacTGATGAATACTCTCAATTTtacgggaaaaaaaagagtaaaattccaactttactGCATCAGATTCACACATTTACTAAACATTTGTCATCTTGTTTGTTCATCATCACAGGTCAGATTCAGGAAGTGACCGTTCATCAAGAAGAACCACCATCTCAGGTCACAGTAACCCCTGAACTTGACCTGGAAGTGGTCCCTGAATCATCCGGAGATTGGCATAATGTTTTCCCGTGAAAAAACCAACCCCAGAATACAAAACAGTAACGTTTTCATCCATGTGATAACCTCACCTAAGCATCGGCATCCAAGAGAAGTCAGAGGAGAGATCGTGTCTTCTAACGACAATTCTGACTGAACTGTGAAAattcccaacccccccccctacaGAATGAGGAACTAACTTTTTACTGGTCTGCTCGCTGGGACGAGTGCAGGCGACGGTACTACTGCTGAAATGGCTTCAAACTCAGCTGTACAGGAGcgcagttttttttctgtgttttatttcatgacTTGGTTCTCACatatttatattgtaaataCTCTGTAGCTCCTTTTGTATATAGTCAGTTAGCTTGTTTATACTTAAGGAGGATTTTTTTCATAGCTTGTTGTCGTTTGAGCCTCTTACAAGTGCTTATTGTAAAGCAGacatattttttcagttgttttcTATTGTCAACATGAAAGGATGAAAATTAAAGTAATTTTTTACAGTATCCGAATCCAATCCTTCTTGTGTATTTTGCAGGTTTATAGAGTATATTAAcacttagatgcacgagtggcTGGACCCCACACTCTTtcataagtgggtaaaaaataACCCATACaatgtataaaaggtacgttaaaaatgtgatatgatagcaaaacatgttttttaggaatacctggaatatgaaatgatgaaaaattttcattacgaagatatttcaagaaaacaacctgaccgggtcatttttgacccacttttggaaggttggggtagtaacaaaaactaaaatttcttaaaatttataaaaggtacatttaaaatgtgaatggtatgatagcaaaacatgttttttaggaatacctggaatatgaaatgatgaaaaattttcattacaaagatatttcaagaaaacaacctgaccgggtaatttttgacccacttatggaaggttggggtcgtaacacaaaaacaaaaatttcataaaatgtataaaagttaaaaatgtgaatggtatgatagcaaaaacatgttttttgaggaatacctggaatatgaaatgatgaaaaattttcattacgaagatatttcaagaaaacaacctgactgggtcatttttgacccacttatggaaggttggggtagtaacacaaaaacaaaaatttcttaaaatttataaaaggcaagttaaaaatgtgaatggtatgataataaaaaacatgtttttgatgaatacctggaatatgaaattataaaaaattttcattatgaagatatttcaagaaaacaacctgaccgggtcgtttttgtcccacttatggaaggttggggtagtaacacaaaaactaaaatttcttaaaatgtatcaaaggtactttaaaatgtgaatggtatgatagcaaaaacatgttttttgaggaatacctggaaaatgaaatgatgaaaaattttcattacgaagatatttcaagaaaacaacctgaccgggtcatt
This genomic window from Doryrhamphus excisus isolate RoL2022-K1 chromosome 17, RoL_Dexc_1.0, whole genome shotgun sequence contains:
- the LOC131105062 gene encoding zinc finger protein 236-like isoform X7, which produces MWRCFKRCHFAAYNNNNNNLNENQVVGFSDGEVKDKKCAICSQIFTTESQLQKHLREHEVNDKPHRCDQCSQTFNVEFNLTLHKSTHTTSDFTCPVCKKKFSRIASLKSHTMLHEREENLICVECGDEFVLQSQLSLHLEEHRKELSGTMVYTCKTCGLELKTSAHLKEHMRNHVKMRPLSSSSRNYKKNIDRSGFTNSCHHCGKAFKKPSQLVRHIRIHTGERPYKCTHCSKAFNQKVVLQTHMVRHTGEKPHLCMFCPASFSQKGNLHSHVQRVHSEAKGVPLFPCLDCSCVFKKLGSLNAHISKMHISVIDVPSSTSETDTGGPAGSEGGEAVTDVIQQLLELSEQVNETPQPQPPEPAITIETAINQDILQQALENSGLSVAPTQNDVANSRESQNQTSEGANVEMKKTSLPDKPSRERKRSIFKKPVQMPGSIREENGIRWHGCPYCSKEFKKPSDLVRHIRIHTHEKPFKCKQCFRAFAVNSTLTAHMKTHTGIKAFECQCCLKCFSTSGSMKVHMRLHTGVRPFSCPHCDKIFRTSGHRKTHIASHFKNLQQKKHKFPRKANKSKVSKSNLPLPDIPLQEPILITDFGLIPSQNPRLAFQQYLEVVGSDRPYKCQFCNKAYKKSSHLKQHVRSHTGERPYKCVQCGRGFASSGVLKAHIRTHSGLKAYKCVMCDTTFTTSGSLRRHMTTHSDLRPYMCPYCQKTFKSSPNCRKHMKTHRYELAHQLQPQPSEDPLGAGTVPHDMQEMEGNTLQQQPANSNEQESMLALGQAEGVNGSQTVTLEAPLTDQPLVQGEDSYVTTQHALTQNITQFETPALPQTTFDQQALTQGFAMTDSSYNQGQFSTVQQLQDSSTLESQALSSSYHPPNLLHVPNAEVTNGLLQQNDQGDLQLTSEPQDYQEDSEDNIKRTYRCSWCNKGFKKSSHLKQHLRSHTGEKPYRCQLCGRAFVSAGVLKSHLNTHTGVKPFKCNICDASFTTNGSLNRHMIIHVKSFKCSMCDESFRTSLLCKKHMRKQHSIETHSQDVEQEEEDEEDEGDHKTSKRRGMEIITFTEEQTAELAKDPGEEASVSERILAQSAAERDRISEIKDKAVELETEPKFANCCSYCPKSFKKPSDLVRHVRIHTGERPYKCDECGKSFTVKSTLDCHVKTHTGQKLVSCHMCNTSFSTKGSLKVHMRLHTGSKPFKCPFCELRFRTSGHRKTHIQCHFRANSESRKSKRTSSSSSQTSHTQDADTGHSEGSGQGQSTTAPEALQNVGLLQTPSSDSNIYLPANQVLTGQFDQNLLQSGLVGQAILPASLSGDLNVSLSDGLTTLEGIHLQLTPANLVCPNVQISGIDTGNINNITLQIDQALLQQTLQHSGLLSQPLNVDTGLVLHSGSQLMSASDPSVSANVVIHPLSSLALQPSTLTPAQVTMAGLSEQDTTGSQDLSHVISGTGLVSAGNSGQEITLTINNSSLTQALAQVQAQATASGTNTSSGNPQEITLTISGQDLLPQHSNPNSAEMNGSITNDHLLPQNPTNAAMAVTSLPSSTVSSQGLVMSPGGVANDGSVTLTLADAQGMLDGVTVNLSTQPQTFPAVLNDTSLPPGQSATSGQPVILVSHHSQSTIGASDNGYHIASDNQKGGKGDSSDADNQHKCFYCTLVLPNASSLRHHCRHAHSNDRCYVCSICNKAFKRAMHLKEHEQVHQPGPSASSLKPRVFSCSSCGKAFAKRSQLERHNRTHTGERPFKCSQCDKAFNQKSSLQVHMVKHTGKKPFKCEICSIRFTQKSNMRHHMKRAHGYGQIQEVTVHQEEPPSQVTVTPELDLEVVPESSGDWHNVFP